The genomic window TGCTGCTGTAGAGGATGTGTaggagtaggaggaggaggacgatctacattgattttttttttagttttgatatatTGTATTTAAATTTAAGCAGTGTTATTTGtacaatttaattttgatttaatatataatattaattttttatttatgatggtgataATTAATTATTAGTTGGTATAATATTCATAAATATAATTGcttgttaattaaattataacagattttaataaatataattactaaaaatattttttaaaaaatatacatataattaTTAGTAATGCTTTAGCAACAGAATTTCCATCGCTAAAAATATTAGCAACGGCTTATTAGTGACGGAAGCCATcgctatatattttttaaattttttaattttaaatctaaaaaatattataagcgaTGGAATGCTATCGCTAAAGGCCATCACTAATAAGGATATTAGCAACGGCAAatgtgccatcgctaataaacttctttagtgatggattttttttcCGACAGCTTATTAGCAATGGCCTGcatcactaataatattagcgacggtaatttATTTATTAACGAAGATTAttggccatcgctaataatgatttTTTTGCAGCGTGATACCAtaaagacaaaaagatattttagtcTCTTCCACAACCAATGGAGAGATAGACTAGtgttttattaatatttataaagtaCAAAATAGAAAGTATTTATATGAACAACAGCTATCAGAAAAATACATTTGGAAAGTTTAGACTATGACATATAGCCTTTACATATGCATGATTTTAGATTTGTTGCATGGATCTAGTAAACGTGTCCTTGATTTTAGTCTCTGCAGATCCCTTGGCAGTGGTGTTTGATTGCTCTAATTTGTGTTTGATTGCTCTAATTTTTCGACATAATCTACTTATGATAGATGTGTTTCCTTAATATACATATGCATGATTTTGAACTACCATTTGTTGCATAGATATAAGAAAATGTCCTTGATTTTAGTTTCTGGAGATCCCATGGCAGTGGTTTTGATTGCTCCAATGTTTCGACATAATCTAGCCTGTGATGGATGTGTTTCCTTAATAAAAGATGTTGGTCCAATCAAACTCCAAAAGAATAGAACAAATTGCTCAATATATAACTAACTGGACTGACACTTTATGGTTGTAGGCTTCCATCTCATTTGTGCATAGCTTATCCTACCAGCATACTGCAGTAGCTATATTCTATTCTACCTACCATTAGAAAAATCAAATATGGATAAGGATATTAATATGTCAGTTTATCAGCTTCAATGAGATACATAGATGCGCCAAGCATGATATTCTACCTTAAATAGCATATGACATTGCCAACCTACTTCACCACCAGATATGATAGATAGCCAAATCCTAGTAGAGAGAGCTACATGATTTTACTTGGGATGTGTCCCAGGTTTCAGCCTCTATGTAGAGGTCTCTCAGATGACATTATGTGGTTTGGCAACTGCAATCAGTTCAGCTATCCTATGCATGGATATGCCAAAGGCTTCCTTCATATCCAGATCTTCAGGTTTAGTGCCATGAGGAAGCTCCCAATCAAAGCTGTGCAGAAGTTGTGCCAATGCGATCTCGATGCTGGCCATGCCAAATGTGATGCCTGGGCATCCTCTCCTCCCAGCCCCAAAAGGCAGAAGCTCAAAATCCTGCCCTTTGAAATCAATAGAGCTACCCAAAAATCTCTCAGGCTCAAAAACTTCTGGATTTTTCCAAGATTCAGGGTCCCTTCCAATAGCCCATGCATTGACAAATATTCGGGTCTTGGCTGGAATTTGATATCCATCTATGGTTACTTGTTCCATGGATTCTCTTGGGACGAGAACCGGAACTGGAGCGTGCATTCGGAATGTCTCCTTTATCACAGCGTTTAGGTAATGGAGCTGAGGGACATCAGTCTCGGACACCATTCTTCTCTTGCCAACAATGCTTCGGACTTCATCTTGGGCTCCCTTCAGGGCTCTTGGATTCATTAGCAGCTCTGTCATAGCCCAATCCAGTGTTATGAAGGTCGTGTCCGTTCCAGCTGCAAACATGTCCTACAAAACATTGAAGTCTGCTGTGAAGCGCAGGATTTGGGGTATGAGGAATCACAAAAGAGCCAGTACGTGATTGGTCCAAATGTTACACCCCAAATAAAGTTGGCCCAGATCAGATGATGGAGAGTTTGGCACCAATAATTTCAGCTATCGGATGTAATTTACCATCTCTAAACTATAAGTATACTATCAGAAGAATCATATGATTTAAAGATCCCTAATCTATATACATCATATgacaaaaaaaatatgtattgtccatattatttaaaccaataaATGCATAAACGATGTATATGCAATAGAGATATCTAAAtcatatgatattttgatggtaagaatTGAGAGATAATAGATCATATTCAATCATTCACACCATCACTACTGGGCTTTCGATCAACCAGttagagggagagaaagagagtagCCATCATCTTTGACATCACATGAACGGTGATGCATATGTATTAAGAGATTGGGGTGCTTAGCCGTCATCTTTGACATCTTGCGCATGATTGCATCATGCATACATATTAAGGGACTGGGGGTGTTCATCTAGCTACTATTGTCAGTCGGGCTTTGTGCTAGCAGGCCAATCTTCATCATGAATCTAAACCACCAAACTGGTCAAATGTGTAATCTGTCTCATGTCATATTGTGACCCAAACCTGTGAATGCTGTCACTGGGGATGGTAATTAAATTGAATAAGGCAGGACAATGGATCTTAGGCGCGGCAGGTCATATGTACCTTTCGAAAACCTCACTGGACCTCGAAATTTAGACCAATAAATTTTGAATCCAACTATATGCATAAATCCTTCCTCATTAACTAAGTACTCTGAGACTAAACCCTACTATCTCAACAGCGGAAAGATTTTAACCGTGCAACTCACATCTATTGTGGAACAGTTGGTGACTGGCTGAAGCCAATTAATCTATTCGATAATATACAGATGGTAGGCCATTTTTAGTCATTAACCATGACGCTTTAAATGGGATGCTTCTGGTTCAATTCCTGATTGAAGATCTCCCAAGATGTAATTAATAATAAATGATTGAATTTGATAAATCAACTATACGTGTTcatttgttcgagcactccaaccaaaaaaaaaaaaaggaatgattGGTGTAGATGttccaatagaataaaaatgaaaTTGGACCTAAAATAAATCTTATGCTTTATCATATGGAAACTACGTTGTGAACTGCTATATCGgatatttttaactttttatatattttatttttcgatttatttatattttttctaaatagaTTTCGATTTTatccataaataaataaataaataaataaaatgaacgGTAGCAGGAGCGCTAAGCAGTCACTCACCAAGATGATGGCTTTAATGTTATCCATGGTGAGAGGCATCTCCAAACTCCCATCCTTCTGGACGTCAAGCAACACATCCACCAGATCCTTAgtctcctctcctcctccctccctcCTCTTCTTCCTATGCTCTTCTATTATCTCATCAAAGAAGCAATCGAAACGTTTGAACGTCCTCTCCAGCCTCCTCTTCATCCCCGTCACCGCACTCACCCACTCCAACGACGGGTAGAAATCCCCCAGGCTGAACCCCCCAAGCAAAGCCTGGTACTCGTCCAGCATCTTGTGGAATCCGTGCCGATCGTACTCCCCGCCCTCCGCGAACTCCCTCCCCAACGCCGCCCGGCACAGCACGCCGTTCGCGTACAACCCCAGAAGCCTGCTCAAATTCACGGCCCCGCCCGCTGCCGACGCCGCGGCAGCGATCCGCCTCACGAGCTGCTCGACCTCCGCGGCCCTCCCGGGGCGGTAGGACTCGACGCGCTTGGCGCTGAGGAGTTCGAGGATGCAGATCTTGCGGGCGTGGCGCCAGTAGGGGCCGTAGGGGGCGAAGGCGATATCGGTGCATCCGTAGAAGAGCTGCTTCGCGGCGTAGAGCTGGGGGCGGCTCGAGAGGGGGAGGTCGTGGGTGCGGAGGACTTCTTTGGCGGTCCTCGCGGAGGAGACGACGACGGTGGGGATATGGCCGAGGGTGAGGTAGAAGATGGGGCCGTACTTATGAGCCAGACGTTGGAGGGATAGGTGGGGCATTCGGCCGAGCAGGTGGAGGTTGCCGACGAGGGGAAGCGGCCGAGGACCGGGCGGAAGATTGGTTCGTCGTTTCTTTGGTAGATGAGTTGTAACCAAGATGAGAACTACTAGTATTGTGGATGCTAGAAGCGAGACTGTGGATAGCCATTGCAGGAGAGCCATGAGAACTTCCTCCACTGAGatgagaagagaagaaagaagtatTAATAGGATGAAGAAGAGTATGCAATTCTGAAGTGGTTGGTCCGGGATGAGGACAAAGCTTTATTGTCGTCGTTTTGGAGCTTCGATACAATGCGTTCACCGTGCTAAGGTTTGGCTGTGAATCATGAGACATGGGAGGGGAACTTTTGGGGAAAAGATTCGCGGGCAAATTGACAGCTGGCGTTGTGGAGGGTTACGGTCCATAAGACAAGAAAGATAAGATGCACAGGATATGCGTGCATAGAATCTTTTGGTAAGAACTCTCTGAATGCCACCAAATTAACAGGCCTCTACAGTAAATTGGCTTCTCGAGAGACATGTAAATCCTAAATAAATTGCATCTCTGGACAAAATGGTCCGCACCTACAGTCAGAAATCTCATCAGCTATGGGCAGTGAAAAGGAGTCGTATCTTTCATGGAAAGGTaaaattcatctggaatccacCATTGACCATACAGTGATTGCTTTGAGATCTGTATAGatggataaataaataaatttgaaatattttataatagGTTCCAGTAGCCAACATCatgaaagaaaatcaatcattttttttgTGCAAAACATACAAATCGAATCTCTTCAAGTGCTTGGAGATT from Elaeis guineensis isolate ETL-2024a chromosome 9, EG11, whole genome shotgun sequence includes these protein-coding regions:
- the LOC105051280 gene encoding cytochrome P450 71AP13; the encoded protein is MALLQWLSTVSLLASTILVVLILVTTHLPKKRRTNLPPGPRPLPLVGNLHLLGRMPHLSLQRLAHKYGPIFYLTLGHIPTVVVSSARTAKEVLRTHDLPLSSRPQLYAAKQLFYGCTDIAFAPYGPYWRHARKICILELLSAKRVESYRPGRAAEVEQLVRRIAAAASAAGGAVNLSRLLGLYANGVLCRAALGREFAEGGEYDRHGFHKMLDEYQALLGGFSLGDFYPSLEWVSAVTGMKRRLERTFKRFDCFFDEIIEEHRKKRREGGGEETKDLVDVLLDVQKDGSLEMPLTMDNIKAIILDMFAAGTDTTFITLDWAMTELLMNPRALKGAQDEVRSIVGKRRMVSETDVPQLHYLNAVIKETFRMHAPVPVLVPRESMEQVTIDGYQIPAKTRIFVNAWAIGRDPESWKNPEVFEPERFLGSSIDFKGQDFELLPFGAGRRGCPGITFGMASIEIALAQLLHSFDWELPHGTKPEDLDMKEAFGISMHRIAELIAVAKPHNVI